One window of the Oscillospiraceae bacterium genome contains the following:
- a CDS encoding glycosyltransferase family 2 protein — MNTPEISIIMSVYNGETYLEEAIESVRNQTFLNWELIVINDCSQDSTGEILAALAAKDARIKVHPNEVNLKLPKSLNKAISLSSGKYIARMDADDICLPDRLEKQYRFMEENPGVALSSCRFMTMKNGVFTPGGVGGRCDNEAVRALLLVGNPILHPGVIARAEVMKQLNYDTTLTCTEDLELWTRMAMGNLKMEILPEFLMLYRLHDKQITSTTLARQHTEVLKIQEKYYGTLLEKMDEATQQFYISSVYFTETADVGKFLAYAKWLKRVSAKHFDKNSISYVLLETLAEYKRFGVKKSDIVKAMLRFNPFFLAKELMRRKKMAKKDIDKCHKIAVDLGLKQTSGIKEFPIFEK; from the coding sequence ATGAATACACCTGAAATTTCAATCATTATGAGCGTGTATAACGGCGAAACATATCTGGAGGAAGCAATCGAAAGTGTCAGAAACCAGACCTTTTTGAATTGGGAGTTAATTGTGATTAACGATTGCTCGCAGGATTCCACAGGGGAAATTCTGGCAGCACTTGCGGCAAAAGATGCAAGAATTAAAGTGCATCCGAACGAGGTGAATTTAAAGCTTCCTAAATCCTTAAATAAGGCGATTTCGCTCTCTTCGGGGAAATATATTGCCAGAATGGATGCGGATGATATCTGTCTTCCTGACCGTCTGGAAAAACAGTATCGGTTTATGGAAGAAAATCCTGGTGTGGCATTATCTTCCTGTCGGTTTATGACGATGAAAAACGGAGTGTTTACACCGGGTGGTGTAGGCGGTCGTTGCGATAATGAAGCAGTGCGTGCGTTGCTTTTGGTTGGAAATCCCATTCTGCATCCCGGTGTGATTGCCAGAGCAGAGGTTATGAAGCAACTAAACTATGACACAACCCTCACTTGTACCGAAGACCTTGAATTATGGACCAGGATGGCAATGGGCAATTTGAAGATGGAGATTCTTCCTGAGTTTTTGATGTTGTATCGTCTCCATGATAAGCAAATTACCAGCACTACCCTTGCAAGACAGCACACCGAAGTGCTGAAAATACAGGAAAAATACTACGGCACTTTGCTGGAAAAAATGGATGAAGCTACCCAGCAGTTTTATATCAGCAGTGTTTATTTTACGGAAACAGCTGATGTCGGAAAATTCTTAGCATATGCAAAATGGTTAAAACGTGTTAGTGCCAAACATTTTGATAAAAATTCCATCAGCTATGTTCTTTTGGAAACATTAGCAGAATACAAAAGATTCGGTGTAAAAAAATCGGATATCGTAAAGGCGATGCTTCGGTTTAACCCTTTCTTTTTGGCAAAAGAGCTGATGAGAAGAAAGAAAATGGCAAAAAAAGACATTGATAAGTGTCACAAAATTGCCGTAGACTTAGGCTTAAAACAAACGTCAGGGATTAAGGAGTTTCCTATTTTTGAGAAATAG
- a CDS encoding EAL domain-containing protein has product MKFFEYPYVIITILAMFFVVMGLIGLYYTIKSVRTAKGTAEKSFCGIGKMENDFDKAGTMRKKRSVVYISVSLDGMKRLYSESKSGRMYEQIKKILFQHFCLDAGGEISCYGQENFVAMNHLEEGDLAQCIDKCYEEINEAFVKYDAVNVVRVKFGYHITGSTEVSFQTALTRAKQACSMAEDQDVLYCQWDVSNGKAFERKLKIENNIQNEIDGNRFFLEYQPILDAKTNQIVGAEVLSRLNSPTEGVLTPHHFLSAVNNVGLNEKFDYYIFEKNCKWIASDKENRMKYVYTINFSRSTLCDKSLADNMIHMMEQYGIDCSCIAVEILEDKDLNVEQKAAMTANLIQLKEKGVLIFLDDFGKGYAGFGDLTEFDISIVKIDKSITQNSTTETGFLILKNIIKTAHDLGFQTLCEGIETEEHKNTVVSAGCDMMQGYYFYRPMPVTQLEKLFEKQ; this is encoded by the coding sequence ATGAAGTTTTTTGAATACCCCTATGTAATCATAACGATTCTTGCCATGTTTTTTGTTGTGATGGGATTGATTGGTTTATATTATACCATAAAATCAGTTAGAACGGCAAAAGGAACTGCAGAAAAAAGCTTTTGCGGGATTGGTAAAATGGAAAATGATTTTGATAAAGCAGGTACGATGCGCAAAAAACGTTCTGTCGTGTATATTTCGGTATCCCTTGACGGTATGAAAAGATTATATTCCGAATCAAAATCCGGAAGAATGTATGAGCAAATCAAGAAAATTTTATTTCAACATTTTTGTTTGGATGCAGGCGGTGAGATTTCTTGTTACGGGCAGGAAAATTTCGTTGCCATGAATCATTTGGAAGAAGGAGATTTAGCACAGTGTATCGACAAATGCTATGAAGAAATCAACGAAGCATTTGTGAAGTACGATGCAGTGAATGTGGTGCGGGTGAAATTTGGTTATCATATCACCGGTTCCACCGAGGTATCTTTTCAAACCGCTTTGACCAGAGCCAAACAGGCTTGCAGTATGGCAGAGGATCAAGACGTTTTGTATTGTCAGTGGGATGTTTCCAATGGTAAAGCATTTGAGCGGAAATTGAAAATTGAGAACAATATTCAAAACGAAATTGACGGCAATCGCTTTTTTCTGGAATATCAGCCTATTTTAGATGCAAAAACCAATCAGATTGTGGGCGCTGAAGTGCTGTCACGATTAAATTCTCCCACCGAGGGCGTTCTGACACCCCATCATTTTCTGTCGGCTGTCAACAATGTTGGGTTAAATGAAAAATTTGATTATTATATTTTTGAAAAAAACTGCAAGTGGATTGCCAGCGATAAAGAAAATCGCATGAAATATGTATATACCATCAATTTTTCCCGTTCCACTCTTTGCGATAAGAGTCTGGCGGATAATATGATTCATATGATGGAGCAATATGGAATCGACTGTTCATGTATTGCGGTTGAAATTCTGGAAGATAAGGACTTAAACGTTGAGCAAAAAGCAGCTATGACAGCTAATTTAATTCAGCTGAAAGAAAAAGGCGTTCTGATTTTCTTAGACGATTTCGGCAAAGGTTATGCAGGTTTTGGCGATTTAACAGAATTTGATATCAGTATTGTAAAAATCGATAAGTCGATTACCCAAAACTCAACAACAGAAACCGGTTTTTTAATTCTGAAAAATATTATCAAAACCGCACACGACTTAGGGTTTCAGACGTTATGTGAAGGGATTGAAACAGAAGAACACAAAAACACGGTAGTAAGTGCCGGATGTGATATGATGCAGGGATATTATTTTTATCGTCCCATGCCTGTTACACAATTAGAAAAATTATTTGAAAAGCAGTAA
- a CDS encoding glycosyltransferase family 2 protein, whose product MLSVIIPAYNEEKCIKEAYHTIHTLCSENKIESEFIFVDDGSQDETYQMIAELSKEYDHITGLHFSRNFGKEAAISAGLAEVNGDCAVVIDCDLQHPPEKIIEMYRLWEQGYEVIEGIKKERGQEKKMYSLGAKIFYSAISRMAGFDMSNSSDFKLLDRKVVDVLNKMPERGFFRAISYWVGYRTTTVEYDVKQRTKGESKWSTRGLFKYALSNISSYTTAPMQIVTALGIIMLIISVIFGVWALIDKIVGRALEGMTTVIIITIFIGSIIMISLGIIGYYIARIYEEIKGRPKYIVSTITKSEKH is encoded by the coding sequence ATGTTATCTGTGATTATTCCTGCGTATAATGAAGAAAAATGCATCAAAGAAGCATATCATACCATACATACGTTGTGCAGTGAAAATAAGATTGAAAGCGAATTTATTTTTGTGGATGATGGTTCTCAGGATGAAACCTATCAAATGATAGCAGAACTTTCCAAAGAATATGATCATATCACAGGCTTGCATTTTTCCAGAAACTTCGGAAAAGAGGCTGCTATTTCTGCCGGGCTGGCTGAGGTGAATGGTGACTGTGCAGTGGTGATTGACTGTGACCTGCAGCACCCTCCGGAAAAGATTATTGAAATGTATCGCTTGTGGGAACAGGGATACGAGGTCATTGAAGGAATCAAAAAAGAACGTGGTCAGGAAAAGAAAATGTATAGCCTCGGTGCCAAGATTTTTTATTCCGCTATCAGCCGTATGGCAGGTTTTGATATGTCTAATTCCTCAGATTTTAAGTTGTTGGACAGAAAAGTTGTAGATGTGCTGAATAAAATGCCGGAAAGAGGCTTTTTTCGTGCTATTTCTTATTGGGTTGGTTATCGCACCACGACCGTTGAGTACGACGTAAAGCAACGTACAAAAGGGGAATCCAAATGGTCAACAAGAGGACTGTTCAAGTATGCTCTTTCCAATATTTCGTCCTATACAACAGCGCCGATGCAAATCGTAACCGCATTGGGAATCATTATGCTGATTATTTCTGTGATTTTCGGTGTATGGGCGTTGATTGATAAAATTGTGGGAAGAGCTTTGGAAGGGATGACAACCGTTATCATTATCACGATTTTTATTGGTAGTATTATTATGATAAGTCTGGGAATTATCGGATATTATATTGCACGTATTTATGAAGAAATTAAAGGTAGACCCAAATATATTGTTTCCACTATCACAAAGAGTGAGAAGCACTAA
- a CDS encoding serine acetyltransferase: MGFFESLNWYMTYNKEFRNLILHRMKNPTRSLGAMIQFVIARIFWKPMESLYIYTEDIGGGFYIQHGFSTIITAKKIGENCRVYQQVTIGYRNGENPPVLEDNVSVTCGAKVLGDITMHTGSLAAAGAVVVKDVPENAIVAGVPAKIIGYKDENNLDFQG, translated from the coding sequence ATGGGTTTTTTTGAATCGCTTAACTGGTATATGACATATAACAAAGAATTTCGAAACCTGATTTTGCATCGTATGAAAAACCCCACTCGTTCTTTGGGAGCCATGATACAGTTTGTGATTGCACGGATTTTTTGGAAACCGATGGAAAGCCTGTATATATACACAGAAGATATCGGTGGAGGTTTTTATATTCAGCACGGATTTTCCACAATTATCACCGCTAAAAAAATCGGAGAAAACTGTCGAGTATATCAGCAGGTGACTATCGGCTACCGAAACGGAGAGAATCCTCCTGTTTTAGAAGATAACGTTTCTGTAACTTGCGGTGCAAAGGTTTTAGGTGATATTACCATGCATACCGGAAGCTTAGCGGCAGCAGGTGCCGTGGTGGTGAAAGACGTTCCGGAAAATGCAATTGTTGCAGGTGTTCCTGCCAAGATAATCGGATATAAAGATGAAAATAACCTCGATTTTCAGGGCTAA
- a CDS encoding GGDEF domain-containing protein yields MAIKYGKKKRSQHTLLCSLVTAVLLCVVFFSVVGYFYQAAEEESYETLHVQTKQIKDDLALQLKSDQENLYTMANFAAKLYADGESYDILFASFKPIGLFSNIGILRPDNTFTTKIGTMDLTGKISFRLESEKGAYITGRIEDLTGGRNEIIRSAVPIRVNDETVGILYGVIRPEDINARYRGMAEELNAQLFVYDKGNGNLVIDTVSDEPANIAFLKDREYTRGNSYEKLVREEKGYSSFRSAITGEELYLHYSMVEGTDWGIILGRYESQVFAKTHRISGMLFVSFMAIIGIIACFLLYLMTNERRKSLAARHASNIRRLLLEINQQQGNISEALKNVMDVSDSRSSFFVDTDGEDYHSIQPELMHTILSKENKRFLVTELFSYAADFHAVNKKTVGFLSVRPNRHLNNTNPKLYQFMREKHFRSISFATVTDKNNHVSILGVINSAKQRFARTILEDVAVCFSIAIYNKKHLNKTETAAITDSLTGVWNRVAYKKDILQFNEEMLEDFSCVYVDVNELHMRNNKYGHAAGDEMLVYIANTLKEIFFGQYVYRMGGDEFLVFSQGISQQSLDSLIQSLIERLKIKDYRVAIGTSFRSRNADCEELVQEAEIRMYEAKAAYYQSKETISVAKQEDESYIQMKTGILEIDTLISVLKEHYNGVYRVSLKTDHAQRILMPSYFDYNEQEEHFSQLLSKYIAEVVHPDFHRPVTTFLNYDAIRHQLSAGEVPSITYKKMNGDSVNLRVYNLQESFNYVEETLWVFAKV; encoded by the coding sequence ATGGCAATCAAATACGGCAAGAAAAAACGAAGCCAGCATACGTTACTGTGTTCGTTGGTAACGGCTGTTTTGTTATGCGTAGTATTTTTCTCTGTTGTTGGCTATTTCTATCAGGCGGCAGAAGAGGAGTCTTATGAAACATTGCATGTTCAGACCAAGCAAATCAAAGATGATTTGGCTCTGCAGTTAAAATCTGATCAAGAAAACCTTTATACGATGGCAAACTTCGCGGCTAAGCTTTATGCGGACGGGGAAAGCTATGATATATTATTTGCATCCTTTAAGCCGATTGGTTTATTTTCCAACATTGGGATTTTGCGTCCGGATAACACCTTTACCACCAAAATCGGAACGATGGATTTAACTGGGAAAATTTCTTTCCGGTTAGAATCCGAAAAAGGTGCTTATATTACCGGAAGAATTGAGGATTTAACCGGCGGACGTAATGAGATTATCCGTTCCGCTGTTCCGATTCGTGTGAATGATGAAACGGTTGGAATTTTATATGGGGTAATCCGTCCTGAGGATATCAATGCTCGCTATAGAGGTATGGCAGAAGAGTTGAATGCTCAGCTGTTTGTATATGATAAGGGGAACGGAAACCTTGTAATTGATACGGTAAGTGATGAACCTGCCAACATTGCTTTCTTAAAAGACAGAGAGTATACCCGTGGTAATTCTTATGAAAAATTGGTGAGAGAGGAAAAAGGGTATTCCAGTTTCCGTTCTGCTATCACAGGAGAAGAATTGTACCTGCATTATTCTATGGTGGAAGGAACCGATTGGGGAATCATTCTCGGTCGTTATGAGTCTCAGGTGTTTGCCAAAACTCATCGGATTTCCGGAATGCTGTTTGTTTCTTTCATGGCAATTATCGGAATTATTGCATGCTTTTTGCTGTATTTGATGACCAATGAAAGACGAAAAAGTCTGGCGGCGAGACATGCATCCAATATCAGACGTCTTTTGCTTGAAATCAATCAGCAGCAGGGAAATATTTCGGAAGCACTAAAGAATGTGATGGATGTTTCCGATTCCCGTTCCTCTTTCTTTGTGGATACCGATGGGGAAGACTATCATTCCATCCAACCGGAACTGATGCATACCATTCTTTCTAAGGAAAATAAACGCTTTCTTGTTACAGAGTTGTTCAGTTATGCGGCAGATTTCCATGCGGTAAACAAAAAAACGGTTGGTTTTTTGAGTGTACGTCCCAACAGACATCTTAACAATACCAATCCGAAACTGTATCAGTTCATGCGGGAAAAACATTTTCGAAGCATTTCCTTTGCAACGGTAACCGATAAAAATAATCACGTCAGCATTTTAGGTGTTATCAATTCTGCAAAGCAGCGGTTTGCAAGAACTATTTTAGAGGATGTTGCAGTTTGTTTCTCTATTGCGATATACAATAAAAAGCATTTGAACAAAACGGAAACTGCTGCGATTACAGATTCTTTAACCGGAGTATGGAACCGAGTGGCGTATAAAAAAGATATTCTTCAGTTTAATGAAGAAATGCTGGAAGATTTCTCTTGTGTTTATGTTGATGTGAATGAGCTTCATATGCGCAACAATAAGTACGGTCATGCTGCAGGGGATGAGATGCTTGTATACATCGCAAACACCCTAAAAGAAATTTTCTTTGGTCAGTATGTGTACCGTATGGGTGGAGATGAATTTCTGGTATTTTCTCAGGGAATCTCTCAGCAATCTCTTGATAGCTTGATTCAGAGTTTGATTGAACGACTTAAAATCAAAGATTATCGTGTTGCAATCGGCACTTCTTTCCGTAGTCGGAATGCTGATTGTGAAGAACTGGTTCAGGAAGCAGAAATCCGTATGTATGAAGCAAAGGCTGCTTATTATCAGTCTAAGGAAACGATTAGTGTAGCGAAACAAGAGGACGAAAGCTATATTCAGATGAAAACCGGTATTTTGGAAATTGATACCCTGATTTCCGTGCTGAAAGAACATTATAACGGTGTATATCGTGTTTCTTTGAAAACAGACCATGCACAACGTATTCTGATGCCTTCTTACTTTGATTACAACGAACAGGAAGAGCATTTTTCGCAGTTGTTATCCAAGTATATTGCAGAGGTGGTACACCCGGATTTTCATCGTCCTGTAACCACTTTCTTAAATTATGATGCTATTCGTCACCAATTGTCTGCAGGGGAAGTTCCCAGCATTACATATAAGAAGATGAACGGTGACTCTGTAAATTTAAGAGTATATAATTTGCAAGAATCTTTCAATTATGTGGAAGAAACACTTTGGGTGTTTGCAAAAGTATAA
- a CDS encoding GGDEF domain-containing protein — translation MDGIWISIHLAIIFILIVIIVLLMIRLRKIRRENITGKFKDEDTGIGNLKYFQYHFHYTLGDIARNRYYVSYIVLDTSYLETYYKQTSFEGLLKYTADVLNKRVEEDEFVARITESGFALAIRCTDDQAAEKRFREILEELNDFEQTRGNHKKMVFHGAYYHLQNSDKNCEVLLFTLRENCNRICGTDQLLETCDIHSINKIREEKKATEDILRGFRNQEFQMYLQFCVDNKTKEIVSAEALSRWMHPEKGLILPGKYIGNMERSNLISQHDFYMFELVCRQLAAWHNTEFSQLAISCNFTRITLSEENFVDKLREISDRYEFDRSCLAIEITEDAMEKNLAVATRNVQKCKELGFIIYLDDMGSGYTTLANLCDYPIDVVKIDRSILLKTDTKRGKELFSGIMALAHNLTILVIGEGVETKEQEEWISSTDCDFVQGWYYSKPLPSENAEDFLRAYQSEKLS, via the coding sequence ATGGATGGTATATGGATTAGCATACATTTGGCAATTATTTTCATTTTAATTGTCATAATCGTTCTCTTAATGATTCGTTTGAGAAAAATCCGTCGGGAGAACATTACCGGCAAATTTAAGGATGAGGATACCGGAATCGGAAATTTAAAATATTTTCAGTACCACTTTCACTATACATTAGGTGATATTGCCCGGAATCGCTATTATGTTTCCTACATAGTTTTAGATACCAGTTATCTGGAAACATATTATAAACAGACGTCTTTTGAAGGATTATTAAAATACACGGCAGATGTGTTGAATAAGCGCGTGGAAGAAGACGAATTTGTTGCCAGAATTACCGAGAGCGGTTTTGCACTTGCGATCCGTTGCACGGATGATCAAGCAGCAGAAAAACGTTTTAGAGAAATTTTGGAAGAATTAAACGATTTTGAACAAACTCGCGGCAATCACAAAAAAATGGTGTTCCATGGAGCTTACTATCATTTGCAGAATTCTGATAAAAACTGCGAAGTGCTCTTATTCACCCTTCGTGAAAATTGTAATCGGATTTGTGGAACAGATCAACTGCTGGAGACTTGTGATATTCATTCCATCAATAAAATTCGGGAGGAAAAGAAAGCTACCGAGGATATCTTAAGAGGATTTAGAAACCAAGAATTTCAGATGTATTTGCAGTTTTGCGTGGATAATAAGACCAAAGAAATTGTTTCTGCAGAAGCTCTTTCCCGGTGGATGCATCCTGAAAAAGGTTTGATTCTTCCCGGAAAATATATTGGTAATATGGAACGCTCAAACTTAATCAGTCAGCATGATTTTTATATGTTTGAGCTCGTCTGTCGTCAGTTAGCGGCTTGGCACAATACGGAATTCTCTCAGTTGGCAATCTCCTGTAACTTCACCCGAATTACCCTATCAGAAGAAAATTTCGTGGATAAACTTCGTGAAATTTCTGATCGATATGAGTTTGATAGAAGTTGTCTTGCTATAGAAATTACTGAGGATGCTATGGAGAAAAATCTCGCCGTGGCAACCAGAAATGTGCAAAAATGTAAGGAACTTGGTTTTATCATTTATTTGGATGATATGGGAAGTGGTTACACCACTTTGGCAAACCTCTGTGATTATCCCATTGATGTGGTGAAAATCGACCGCAGTATCTTATTGAAAACCGATACCAAGCGAGGGAAAGAATTATTCTCCGGTATTATGGCTCTTGCGCATAACTTAACCATTTTAGTCATTGGTGAAGGAGTAGAAACCAAAGAGCAGGAAGAATGGATTTCTTCCACGGATTGTGATTTTGTGCAAGGCTGGTATTATTCCAAACCGTTACCGTCAGAGAATGCAGAAGATTTTTTAAGAGCGTATCAAAGCGAAAAGCTTTCATAA
- a CDS encoding hemolysin III family protein, whose protein sequence is MGVSLKKYSVGEEIFSAVAHCVGSLLSIAATVLLIVFSAIKGNTMGVIGSSVYGGTMIILYTMSTLYHALTNETAKKVFRIFDHCSIFLLIAGTYTPYCLGPLWGNGGLGILIAIWSCAILGIVFNAIALEKVKIASLIFYVVMGLAILLKLPTLLATLDFGGIVWMGIAGLVYILGIIFYLWKVKYMHPIWHLFVLGGSICFFFSILFYVI, encoded by the coding sequence ATGGGCGTTTCTTTAAAAAAATATTCTGTGGGAGAAGAAATCTTCAGTGCAGTGGCACATTGTGTAGGAAGTCTTCTTTCCATTGCAGCAACCGTTCTTCTGATTGTATTTTCTGCAATCAAAGGGAACACGATGGGGGTAATCGGTAGTTCTGTTTATGGCGGTACGATGATTATTTTATATACGATGAGCACTCTTTATCACGCATTAACGAATGAAACAGCAAAAAAAGTATTCCGCATTTTTGATCACTGTTCCATCTTTTTGCTGATTGCGGGTACCTACACACCTTATTGTCTTGGCCCGTTGTGGGGGAACGGGGGATTAGGTATTTTAATTGCCATTTGGAGTTGTGCGATTTTAGGAATCGTGTTTAATGCCATTGCCTTAGAGAAAGTGAAAATTGCAAGTTTAATTTTTTATGTGGTGATGGGGTTGGCAATTTTGCTGAAACTTCCCACTCTGCTTGCAACATTGGATTTTGGCGGCATTGTTTGGATGGGTATTGCAGGTCTTGTTTATATTTTAGGAATTATTTTCTATCTTTGGAAAGTAAAATATATGCATCCAATCTGGCATCTGTTTGTGTTAGGGGGAAGTATTTGTTTTTTCTTTTCGATTCTGTTTTATGTAATTTAA
- a CDS encoding helix-turn-helix transcriptional regulator: MYFPRIYELRVDHDMTQQQVADYLTCNRQVYARYEKGVREIPVSMVIKLAKLYHVTVDHLLGLE, encoded by the coding sequence ATGTATTTTCCAAGAATTTACGAATTAAGAGTTGACCATGATATGACTCAACAACAGGTAGCAGATTATTTAACCTGCAATCGCCAAGTGTATGCAAGATATGAAAAAGGGGTTCGTGAAATTCCTGTTTCTATGGTCATTAAACTTGCCAAGCTTTATCATGTTACTGTTGACCATTTGCTGGGACTGGAATAA
- the trpB gene encoding tryptophan synthase subunit beta: MQLNGVNFDTYFHNYPDKDGYFGKYGGVYIEEKLKDAMAEITEAYFSICQSRKFIAELRRIRKEFQGRPTPVSHLERLSDALGGKVQLYAKREDLNHSGAHKLNHCMGEGLLAKYMGKKKIIAETGAGQHGVALATAAAYFGLECDIYMGAVDIKKQAPNVARMKILGANVVEVTHGLQTLKEAVDAAFDAYSKEYKDSIYCIGSVLGPHPFPMMVRDFQSVVGIEAREQFLEMTGHLPNAVVACVGGGSNAAGMFSGFLNDPVDIYGVEPLGKGPKLGDHAASLKYGTEGIMHGFNSIMLKDENGEPAPVYSVASGLDYPSSGPEHAFWQEIGRVKYDVIDDEESIDAFFKLARMEGIIPAIESSHAVAYAMKLAKTMDHGSILINLSGRGDKDMDFVIENYGIR, encoded by the coding sequence ATGCAATTGAATGGCGTAAATTTTGATACTTATTTTCACAATTACCCCGATAAAGACGGTTACTTTGGCAAATACGGTGGCGTCTATATCGAAGAAAAATTAAAAGATGCAATGGCAGAAATTACCGAAGCTTATTTCTCCATCTGCCAGTCCCGTAAGTTTATCGCAGAACTGCGCAGAATCCGTAAAGAATTCCAGGGACGTCCTACCCCTGTTTCTCACTTGGAACGTCTGTCTGATGCTTTGGGCGGAAAAGTGCAGCTTTATGCGAAACGTGAAGACTTAAACCATTCCGGTGCTCACAAATTAAACCATTGTATGGGTGAAGGCCTTTTGGCAAAATATATGGGCAAAAAGAAAATCATTGCAGAAACCGGTGCAGGTCAGCACGGAGTTGCATTGGCAACTGCAGCTGCATACTTCGGTCTGGAATGTGATATCTATATGGGTGCGGTGGACATTAAAAAACAAGCTCCCAACGTTGCCAGAATGAAAATTTTAGGTGCAAACGTGGTAGAAGTTACCCACGGTCTGCAAACCTTAAAAGAAGCAGTAGACGCTGCTTTTGATGCTTACAGTAAAGAATATAAAGATTCTATCTATTGTATCGGATCTGTGCTTGGTCCCCATCCCTTCCCCATGATGGTAAGAGATTTCCAGAGTGTGGTTGGGATTGAAGCAAGAGAACAGTTCTTGGAAATGACCGGTCACTTACCTAATGCTGTGGTAGCCTGTGTAGGCGGCGGTTCCAATGCGGCAGGGATGTTCTCCGGCTTCTTAAATGACCCCGTGGATATCTACGGTGTGGAACCCTTAGGAAAAGGTCCGAAATTGGGCGACCACGCTGCAAGTTTAAAATATGGTACCGAAGGGATTATGCACGGCTTTAACAGTATTATGTTAAAAGATGAAAACGGTGAACCTGCTCCTGTTTATTCCGTGGCAAGTGGCTTGGACTATCCCTCTTCCGGTCCCGAACACGCATTCTGGCAGGAAATCGGTAGAGTGAAATATGATGTGATTGACGATGAAGAGTCCATTGATGCATTCTTTAAACTGGCTCGCATGGAAGGTATCATCCCTGCAATTGAAAGCTCTCACGCTGTCGCTTATGCTATGAAACTGGCAAAAACCATGGATCATGGTTCCATTCTTATTAACCTCTCCGGCAGAGGCGATAAAGATATGGACTTTGTCATTGAAAATTACGGAATCAGATAA
- the sfsA gene encoding DNA/RNA nuclease SfsA, protein MNYQTVKKGIFCARPNRFIAYVNVDGKEEVCHVKNTGRCRELLIPGATVYLEVAKNPERKTKYDLIAVEKGNVVINMDSQAPNRAFLEWAPNFFGENAKIIPEKTYGKSRFDFYVETEDGNRHFVEVKGVTLERDGVVLFPDAPTERGRKHILELCDCVKNGLIAHLFFVVQMKDVSYFTPNTATDPKFAQALQIAKENGVNIYAVNCDITPDTMKIFNFLEIRF, encoded by the coding sequence ATGAACTATCAAACTGTCAAAAAAGGAATCTTTTGCGCCCGACCCAATCGGTTTATTGCCTATGTGAATGTGGATGGAAAGGAAGAAGTCTGTCACGTAAAAAACACAGGCAGATGCCGTGAACTGTTAATTCCCGGTGCAACCGTTTATCTGGAAGTGGCTAAAAATCCAGAGAGAAAAACAAAGTACGATTTGATTGCCGTGGAAAAGGGGAACGTTGTCATAAACATGGATTCTCAGGCGCCTAATCGTGCTTTTTTGGAATGGGCACCTAATTTTTTTGGAGAGAATGCTAAAATCATTCCTGAAAAAACTTATGGAAAATCAAGATTTGATTTTTATGTGGAAACTGAGGATGGTAACCGTCATTTTGTGGAAGTAAAAGGGGTTACTTTAGAGCGTGACGGAGTGGTTTTATTTCCCGATGCACCCACAGAGCGTGGCAGAAAGCATATTTTGGAGTTATGCGACTGCGTAAAAAACGGATTGATTGCTCATCTGTTTTTTGTGGTGCAGATGAAAGATGTATCTTACTTTACGCCGAATACTGCAACAGACCCCAAATTTGCACAAGCACTGCAAATCGCCAAAGAAAATGGGGTAAACATATATGCTGTCAATTGTGATATTACGCCCGATACCATGAAAATTTTCAATTTTCTAGAAATTCGCTTTTAG